The genomic stretch ATTGAGAACGGTCTCCCGGTCCGGCCAGACCCTTTTCCGTCGAACGGCCCGGGCGGCAATGGGGACCCGTTGGGCCATCCCGGTTTTTTTAGCCAGAAACCACCACCACATCCAGGAAAAAGGCAGGATGGTCGGGTCGAGCAGGACCAGTGCCCGCACCAGATCCGGCCGCTTGACGGCCAGGAGCAGACTGACCGTTCCCCCCAGGGAATGGCCTATGGCAATAACGGGTTCTTGAAGGAATTCAATAAATCGTTCCAGGTCGGCCACGAAGATATTCCAATTTTTCAGCTTACGGGGATCGGCCAAGGCCCTGGTCTTTCCATGGCCGCGATGATCCATGCCAGTGAGTCTTAGAGAAGGGGTCAATAATTTGGCCAGGGGGGAATAGGTTCCGGCACAAAACCCGGTGGCATGGGCCAGATGGGCTAAAGGCCCGGAGCCGCCGAAGTCCAGATAATGGAACTCTCCTTCGGTGTTTTTAAAAATACGACTTTCAATCATTTTATTAATCGACCCCCCTCAGCCCTTCAGCGATTCGGATGTTGACGGCCCGGTAGACCGGGAAAAGGGCGGCCACAAGGCCTACCAAAGCCGAGGCCCCCAGGGCCATCCAGAGGGTGGCTGGATGAATCCTGAAAACCGGAAAAAACATCTCCAACTGCCGGGCGACCACCCGGACAGTAGGGAAGGTGAGGCCGATGCCCAGAACCCCTCCAGCCAGGGCAATCAGCAGGGATTCCCCGGTAATCAGCTCAAACAGGGTCCAACCTCCGAACCCCAGGGTTTTTAAGACGGCATATTCGGCTACCCGCTCTCTGGCGGTCATGGCCATGGTATTGGCCAGGACAATCATAATGATAAAAATGACCACCAGGGAGATAACCTTGATGGAAACGATAATGGCCTCGGTCATGGCAATAAAACCGAGTTGAAAGGCTTTCTCGGTTTCGGTCAAGGTCTCGGCCAGGGAATTCTTGAAAAGCCGGTCGATGGTCTGGGCTATCTCCGGGCCATTGAAAGGATCGGCTAACTGGATGACATACCAGCCCACCTGGTTGGCCCGGGTTGGGGAAACGGCCTTGACCTGTTCATTCAAATAGTCCCAATGGAAAAAGAACTGACTCTCATCGACGATTTGCCGGGTGCCATGATAGACACCCCTTAACACAAATTCCCAATTTCCCGGAAAGATAACGCCGCGCAAAGGAATGATCTCTCCGATCTTCCAATGATATTTGTTGACCAGTTTCCGTCCGGCGATGCAGGCCTTTCTCTCCCGCAAGAAGGTCGACAACTCTTTTTCCGGAATGGCAATCTCCGGGTAGAGGTTGAAAAAAGATCGGGCCTCTATGGCAAACTGGGGGAAAAAGTTTTTTTCATCGATATAGATCCCTCCGAACCAGTTGGCATAAGTTACCCCCGTTACACCGGAGATCTGTTTGATTTTGGTCAAATAAGATAGAGGCAAAGGGAAGATCAAGGAAGTGGCATTCCGGGTGATCAGGCGATTGGCGGCCGAGGCTTCCACTCCGGCATACCAGGCATGAATGACGGTTCGAAGCAGGCAAAAGGCCAGGACCGCCACGGCAATACCGAAGACGGTCAGACCGGTGCGGAGCTTGTGCCTTAAGGTATTTTTTAAAGCGATCTTGAAAAATCTCATGGATCAGGGGATGACGTCGGATTCAGGATGCAAGATGGCTTCTATTCTTTCATTTCGATTTTCCATTTGACCGGGCCGTTACTGCCGTGGAGATTGCAGTTGGCTTCGGCAACCAGATCAATGGATGCGGTAATCGGGATTTTGACCTCTTTGGTAAAAGAGGCCTCTTCCGGGCGTTTGCCGCTGCTATAATCCCATCGAGCAAATTCCTTCCCATTGACTTTGAGATAGACCCAATTGATATAATGGAAAAAATTATTGGCACTGTGGGTGATGGTCAACTTGACCAGCACTTCCGACCCCTTAGCCGCTGTCTCCGGAGAGGTGATGGTAATAGCCGCTTTGTCGGCATAGAGAGGATGGGCGTTAAACAACAAAAAAATAAAAATGGAAAAAAATAACCTGCGTCTTTTCAAACTGTTCATTGAGGTACCTCCTGATGGACTCCTCGTAAAAAACCTGGATTCCCGATAAAGACGTTCGGGAATGACGAAAAAAGCCACTGTAAATGTTAAGTTAACTGCCCGGTAGAGGTCCCTCTTCCGGGGTAACTCCCGGAAGAGGGGTAGATTCTTAAATTACCAGTCTGAGCCTGAAGGCTTACATCCAACTCATTCTTCCCAGGCCGAATAGAGTCCGGGAAATGGTTCCGATGAGTATAAATACTACGATGCTGATCACGATAGTGATAATAAAATACCCCAGGGCTTTGTCCTTGGGCGTGTCCATCAAAACAGGCAGGCCTAAATAAAAAACATAAAGGCTGTAAAGTGAGATGAGGACGGCAATGGGAGAGAGGACCGGTAAAATCATGAGGATACCGGCGATCCAGGAAGGGGTCCAGGAAAAGACCGCCACCTTCATGGCGTTGACCAGATTTTTTTGGGAGCCGAAGCTGGGGGCCAGGGCATCGATAACCTGGGCGACGATATAGAGCCCCACCATGGATAAGACATAGGAAACCACGGCATGGCTGATCCCCATTCCCAGGGGGGAACGGTAATAAACCCCCATCATAGAAATACCGAGCAGAGAAAGCCCAATAAAAGAGGCTATGGGTGGGATGGCTGCCAATATGACCGCATAAGAGGTGTAAAGTTCTTTGATGGTCGTCTGTTCCGTTTTGATTACGGCCCAGGTTTCCTTGGGTTTCAAGATAATGTCTTTTACCCTTTGAACAATGTCCATAGTAAACCCCCTTTTATTTTTTTAAAAATTTTAACCGCTTCAGGAATGTTATACTGAAATCGCCTATCGAGGTCAAATAGAAAAAACCGGGGGTAGTGTCCTATTAGGACACTACCAAACCGGGAATGGTCAGGACCCCCGATTTCCTTTTTCTGTTAAACTTTTTATCGGCGATTTTGTTAATGGGCTGGATTTATTGGCCTCAACCTATGGGAATAAGAGGATGAAAATAAGAATTATTCTTCAAGCAATCTGTTTCTTGACAAAAAACAACCATCTAAGATAAATTAACTAATTTAATCCTCTCATGTCCCGGGGGACGACAAGGAACAGGGAAATTCTTTTTAGAGGCTATGGGCTATAGGCAATAGGCTATGGGCAGGGTAAAATTGTTTTTTTCGCCTATAGCCTCTTGAAACTTGCCTCTTGAAACCTGAAACTTGGAACTTGAAACTCGCAACTTTTTCTTGCCAAAGGAATGACTATGCCAGAATGGGAAGCGGTAATTGGCCTGGAAATTCATGCCCAATTATTGACCGCCAGTAAGATCTTTTGTGGTTGTTCAACCCGATTCGGGGCCGAACCCAATACCCATACCTGTCCGGTTTGTCTGGGGTTGCCCGGCTCTCTGCCGGTTCTCAATAGAAAGGTGGTCGAATATGCCATGCGCATGGCCCTGGCCACCCATTGCACTATTGCCCCTTACAGCTTATTCGCCAGGAAAAATTATTTCTACCCTGATCTGCCCAAGGGGTATCAGATTTCCCAGTATGAATTCCCCCTGGCGGAAAAAGGATGGATCGACATTGAAGCCGACGGCCCGGCCAAAAGGGTCGGAATTACCCGGATCCATATTGAAGAAGATGCCGGGAAGCTGATCCATGATGATATGCGGCCGGTCAGCTATGTGGATTTTAATCGGACGGGGGTTCCTTTAATTGAGATTGTCGGCGAACCCGATTTACGGACCCCCGGAGAGGCCGGAGAATACCTGCGGCGGTTACGGGAGATCTTGCGTTATTTAGAGATCTGCGACGGCAACATGGAAGAGGGCAGTTTCCGTTGTGACGCCAATATTTCTCTCCGCCCTTTAGGCGCTACGGGATTCGGGACCAAGGCCGAGTTGAAAAATATGAACTCCTTCAAACACGTTGAGAATGCCCTGGAATTTGAAATCAGACGACAACGGGCCGTCCTGGATGATGGAGGAGAATGTGTACAGGAAACAAGACTTTGGGATGCAGCCCGGGGGGTAACCCTGTCTATGCGGGGCAAGGAAGAGGCCCATGACTACCGTTATTTCCCGGATCCGGATTTGATTCCCCTGGAAATAAGCGGGGATTGGATCGAAACGGTGCGGAACGGCCTGCCCGAGCTGCCGGAAGCCAAACGCCGCCGTTTTGTCAGCCAATTCGGTCTTCCTGAATATGATGCCCAGGTCTTGACCTCTTCCAAGGGGCTGGCCCATTTTTTTGAAGAATGCCTGAGGCTTCATCCCCAACCGAAAACGCTCAGCAACTGGATCATGGTGGAATTAATCCGGGAATTAAAAAGGGCAGAAAAAGATATCGAGCAATGTCCGGTCTCGGCCGGGAATCTGGCCGCCCTTCTGGATCTGATTCAGGAAGGGGTGATCAGCGGCAAGATCGCTAAAACCGTTTTTGAAGAGATGTTCGAAACCGGTAAGTCTCCTAAAGCCATTGTCGAAGACAGGGGCTTGGTTCAGATGACCGACAGCAGCCAGATCCAGGCCGTTATTGAAGAAATTCTTAAGGCTAATCCGGATAAAATTGTGGAATATAAAAACGGGAAAACCAAGCTTTTGGGATTTTTTGTCGGTGAAGTCATGAAAAAGACCCAGGGCAAGGCCAATCCGAAGATGGTGAATGAGATTTTGAAAGAAAAGTTGGGGCAATGAGTAAGGAAGTGGAACAGGCATTTTAAGAGTCAGGCAGGATGCCTGACCTATTAAAAAAGAATGGACTTTTGCACGAGGCTCTAAGGTTTAATTAATCTCAGAAAATAGGTCAGGCATCCTGCCTGACAAACGCTTTATGAATATTTCCCGATTAAATTTAAGTGGATATCCGTCTTTTATAACAACCAAAACGATGAACAATTATCCTTTTTTCTCGAATAATGCAAATGCTGAATGTTTGGTTTCAGGTCTGCTTTTTGGCCGGAGGAACAACTGGCTTGATCTTGTTGCCTTTGTAATTATGCCTGACCATCTTCATTTGATTATTATTCCAAAAGAGAAAAATGTTTCCCAATGTTTGCACAGTATTAAGAGCTTCTCAAGCAAAGAGATCAACAAAAATAGCCAGCACAAAGGTTCAGTATGGCAATCCAGTTTTAGGGATTTAACGTTATGGTCAGAAGAAGTAGTCATCGAAAAGATAAATTATATTCATAATAATCCGGTTAGAAAAGAAATGGTTTCTGATCCGGGGAATTATCGATATTCATCGGCGAATACAAGATATGAGAAGGAATTGTTTAGATCATTTTAAGAAGTCAGGCAAGATGCCTGACCTATTTAAAAAAGAATAGACTTTTGCACGAGGCTCTAAGATTTAATTAATCTCAGAAAATAGGTCAGGCAAGATGCCTGACCTATTATGTGGGGTGAATTAATCTCAGAAAACCGATTATGAGATTTGAATTGATCCAAGAAAACCGATTGTGAGGCGTTCGTAAAAAGTCCAAAAGCGCCGATTTACGTCATTCCCGTGAAAACGGGAATCCAGTGTTTTTAATTAGTTACATATAGCCTGGATTCCCGCCTTCGCGGGAATGACGAGTTTTTACGAGACCATCAATTGTGAGATTTGAATTATTTTTAGAAAATAGGTCAGGCATCTTGCCTGACAACAGGACTTCTAATGATCAAAACCATTGAATGGAAAAATGATCGGGTCATCATGATCGATCAACGGAAACTCCCCCAGCAGGAGACTTATGTCCATTGTTCCAATTACCGGCAAGTCATCAAGGCCATTAAAGAAATGGTCATCCGGGGGGCCCCGGCTATCGGGGTTGCCGCAGCCATGGGATTGGCTCTGGGGGCCAAAGAAATAGAGGCCGAAAACCTTGGGGCCTTCAAGGTCCGGTTCAATAAAATCTGTCTGGAAATGGGGGGTGCCAGACCTACGGCGGTCAATCTTTTTTGGGCCATTAAGAGGATGGAGAAGGTCGTCGCGAACGGCTTCATTCAAAAAATCGACCCCCTGAAGAAGGCCTTGATCCGTGAGGCCCGGAATATGCTGACCGAGGACATTGAAATCAATAAGCGTTTGGGATCGATAGGCCAGGAAGTCATTAATAAAGGGGCCACCATCCTGACCCACTGCAATGCCGGGGCCTTGGCCACCGGGGGCTATGGAACGGCCCTGGGTGTAATCCGGGCGGCCCAGGAGGCCGGGAAAGAGGTCCGGGTCATTGCCGATGAGACCCGTCCCTTTCTGCAAGGCGCCAGATTAACCGCCTGGGAATTGGTCAAAGATCACATCCCGGTGACCCTGATCACCGATAGTATGGCCGGCTGTCTGATGCAGAAAGGTTTGATTGATGTGGTCATCGTCGGAGCAGACCGGATTGCCGCCAACGGAGATACGGCCAATAAAATCGGAACCTATTCAGTGGCCGTATTGGCCAGGGAGCACCATATCCCTTTTTATGTGGCTGCCCCCTGTTCGACTATAGATATTCAGATTAAAGGCGGTGAGGCCATCCCTATTGAGGAACGGAATGAAAAAGAGGTTACGCATCTGGCCGGCAAGAGGATAGCCCCGCCGGGGATCACCATCATGAATCCGGCCTTTGATGTAACCCCCCATTCTTATATTTCCGGTATCATTACCGAGAAGGGGATATTGAAACCTCCCTACCGGCGCAGTATCGCCAGGGCGTTGGAAAAATGATTTTTCTTCGCGACAAGCACTTGTCGCCCCGGGGAGCATGACGAACCATGAAAAAGCGAATATCGAATATCGAATATCGAATATCGAATGACGAAGGAGAGTTTCTTTTAAACTCCGAACTCCGAACTCTGAACTCCGAACTCAGTCTTAAGAGGCTCTTATGGTTTTAGCCGGTTCTGAAGTTCAGGAAATGGTGAAGGCCATCCAGTCCTTCCCCAAAAACAAGGTCCTGGTGGTCGGCGATATTATGATGGATGAATTTCTTTGGGGAGAAGTTTCCCGCATCTCTCCCGAGGCCCCGGTTCCAATCGTTAAGGTGGAGAAGGAAACTTTTCTATTGGGAGGGGCGGCCAATGTGGTGAATAATTTATTGGGGCTTAAAGGCCAGGTTTTATTAGCCGGGGTCATCGGTTCCGACAGCATGGGCCGAAGACTGATCCGGAAACTTCAATCGTTGGGTACGACTACCGAAGGTATCGTGGTCGAAGAAGGAAGGCCGACGGCCATTAAAACCCGGGTTATTGCCCATCATCAGCAGGTGGTCCGGGTAGACCGGGAAAAAGTCGGTCCTATTCTCCCCGAAACTCTAAGAGCTATTCTGAACATTATCAGAAAAAATATTTCCCAAATTCGGGGGATCATCGTTTCCGATTATGGGAAAGGGGTGGTTTCCCAGGAACTGATGATCGGTTTGAAAAAGATCGCCGGGAAAAATGCCATTCCCGTTTTGGTGGATCCAAAACCCCACAACATGGGCTGGTATGATCAGGTTACGGTGATCACCCCCAATCACCTTGAGGCCGAGATGGCCGTAGGAAAAAAGATCGAATCCAAGGAAGATCTCCTTTGGGCGGGAAGGTATCTTCTGAAAAAAACAAAATGTGAATCGGTCCTGATCACCAGGGGGCGCGAAGGCATGACCCTTTTTTTAAAAAACAAGAAGGTTGAGCATATCCCCACGGTGGCCCAAAAGGTATTTGATGTAACCGGGGCCGGGGATACGGTTATTGCTACACTTATTCTTTCACTGGTTTCGGGGGTGAATATGATCCAGGCTTGTAAGATGGCCAATTTTGCAGCGGGTATTGTAGTAGGAGAAGTGGGGACCGCTGCCGTTAAGGCCGGGGATTTGATCAGGGTTTTGAAGGAAGCGGTTAAATAGCTCGAAATAGGGATCAGGGATCAGGGATCAGGGGTCGGGGGGCTTCGTGGCGCCCCGGAGGGGCAGAAAGATTCAACAAGGATCAGTTTATGGCCAATTATTTAGTCACCGGCGGGGCGGGATTCATCGGGTCCCATATTGCCGAAGCGCTTTTAAAAGAAGGGCATCTGGTTCGGGTCCTGGATAACTTTTCAACCGGTCATCGGAGAAATCTCCAGGAAATTCAGGCCGCTTCTCCATCGAGTCTGGAAATTATCGAAGGGGATGTACAAGACCGGAAGGCCTGCGATCAGGCGGTTTCCGGAATGGACTTTGTTTTTCATGAAGCGGCCCAGATTTCCGTGCCCAAATCGGTTGATGACCCGGAAAGCACTCAGGCGGTCAATATTCAGGGAACGTTGAATGTGCTGCTGGCCTGCAAAAAAGCCGGGATTCAAAGGGTGGTTTTGGCCAGTTCGACGGCTGTTTACGGGGACAGTCCCCTGGAAGAAAAAACGCCTAAACCTAAACGGGAATCTATGACCCCCAATCCCCTTTCCCCCTATGCCTTAAGCAAATTAGTGGGCGAATATTATTGCCGCCTTTTCTCCAGACTCTATGACCAGCAGGCCGTGGCCTTGCGCTATTTTAATGTCTTTGGACCGAGACAGGACCCCAATTCGGAATATGCCGCCGTGATCCCCAAATTTATTGAACGCCTCCTCCAGGACAGCCCGGCGATAATCTATGGAGATGGAAAGCAATCCAGGGATTTCGTTTTTGTCGGGGATGTGGTCCAGGCCAATCTTAAGGCCTGCCGTCAGGCCGGGATCGAAGGAGAGGTTTTTAATGTGGCTTCCGGGCGGTCGTATACCCTTTTACAATTATTGGGGCACTTACAAAAAATTATTCAATCCGCCCAGGAACCGGTTTTTGCACCGGCCAGAGCGGGCGACATCCGGTATTCCAAGGCGGACATTCAAAAGGCCAGAAAAACGCTGGGTTTTCAACCGGGGGTGGGGCTTCGTCAAGGCTTGAAAGCGACCGTTGAATATATGAAAAAGGCGCAAGGCGTGAGGCGTGAGGCGTGAGGAAAAAAATAAATGCTCAAAGCTGAAAGTTCACAGGAAGCAACTATAAATCGGCGCGAGGAGGAACAACCAAGGTGAATATTTGTGTTATCGGAGTGGGCTATGTGGGATTGGTTACCGGGGCCTGTTTTGCGGAGTTCGGGATACGGGTAACTTGCGTGGACAACGACCAGGAAAAGATCAAACGTCTTAAACATGGGAAGATCCCCATTTATGAGCCCGGTCTGGAAGAAATGGTTGCCAAGAATGTAAAAGAGAATCGCCTTTCTTTTACCGGTAATTTGGAAGAAGGGGTCAGACAGTCTTTGGTTATCTTTATCGCCGTAGGCACCCCTTCCGATTCGCAGGGGAAAGCGGATTTGCGTTACGTCAAAGAAGTGGCCCAGGCCATCGGCCGGACCATGGACGGCTATAAATTGATTGTGACCAAGAGTACCGTCCCGGTGGGGACCGGTAAGATCATCCATGGAATTATCCGCAAGAATCAAAAAGAAAAATTGCCCTTTGACATTGTGTCTAACCCGGAGTTTTTGCGGGAAGGGTCGGCCATTGAGGATTTTTTAAGGCCCAACCGGGTGGTGATCGGGGCCGAAAGCGATCAGGCCATAGCCATCATGAAAGATCTCTACTCCCCGCTCTATCTCATTGAGACCCCTTTTGTGATTACCACGGTGGAAACGGCTGAAATGATCAAATACGCTTCCAATGCCTTTCTGGCCACCAAAATATCCTTCATCAATGAGATGGCCAATCTTTGCGAAAAAGTGGGGGCTGATGTCCACCAGGTGGCCAAGGGGATGGGTCTGGACCACCGGATCGGCGCAAAGTTTTTGCACCCCGGTCCGGGATTCGGGGGATCTTGTTTCCCCAAAGATACTTCCGCCTTGGCGCAACTGGCCGATTCCCTCGGCTATGATTTTGAGATCGTCAAGTCGGTCATCCGGGTCAATCAACGTCAAAAGCAGAGGATGGTCGAAAAGATCCTTCAGGCCGTCGGTCCGGTTAAAGGGAAAACCCTGGGGATTTTGGGCCTCACCTTTAAACAAAATACCAACGACATTCGGGAGGCCCCGGCCCTTTACATCATCAAAAAACTGGAATCTTTGGGGGCCCGGATCAGGGCCTATGATCCGGCCGGTATGGACGAAGGCCGAAAGATATTAAAGAAGGTTCTCTTCCAGGAGAACCTGTACGATGTTGGAAAGGGAGCCGATGCCTTGATCCTGGTTACAGAATGGAACCCTTTTCGGACCATTGACTGGGACAAGATGAAATCCCTGCTGAAACAACCGGTAGTCATCGATTTGAAAAATATGTATGAACCGGTCAAGATGCATCAATTAGGGTTAAGATACTATTGCGTAGGCAGACCTGCTGTTGAGTAAACCTAAAGAACCTTTACCGGCGAAACTCCTTATCGCCCTCATCTATAAGGAAAGGGCAGCGGCCCAGTCCGGGTGGATGGCCATTGAAAAAACCTGGGGGGCCCTGGATTTTCTTTCCGAGGTGAGGCCCTTCGATTATACCGGCTACTATGAACAAGAGATGGGCCGTCCGTTATATCGCCGCTGGGCCACCTTCCGGGAACTGGTCCCTCAAGACCGTTTGGCGGAAATTAAATGGCAGGCCCTGGATTTGGAAAAGCAGTGGCTTTGCGACGAGAAGCGCCGGTTGAATCTCGATCCAGGGTTGTTAACGGCCGAAAGGCTGGTCCTGGCCACCGGAAAGAATTACAGCCATCGTATTTATCTCGGAAAAGGAATCTTTGGGGATTTGACCCTGGTTTTTACTAAAGGGAGCTATCAGCCCTTGCCCTGGACCTATCCGGATTATCGAGATGAACCGTCTATCTGGATGTTTAATAAGATCAGAGAAAAATATTTGAAAGAAATTGCGGATTGCGGAATGCGGAATTAAAGGAATAATAAAGATTATGATTAAAAGCATGACGGGATTTGCCCAATTGGTGTTTTCGGATAAGGACCTGCAGATTACCCTGGCGGTCCGGACCTATAATAACCGTTTTTTGGATATCAATTTGAGGTTGAATAATGCCTTTTATCCTTTAGAAGACCGGATCAAGACCTACATCGCCTCCCGAATCTCGAGAGGTCGTGTGGAGATTTCCATCCAGTTGGCCTCTCAGGAAAAAATCCGGAACGGAAACATAGGCCTTAATTGGCCCCTGGCTAGGGCCTATCACGGTTTATTGACCGAATTAAAAGAAAAGTTGAAAATTCCCGGCCCGGTAGATCTGGGCCATCTTCTTTCCCTGAAAGACGTGGTCGTTTACCAGGAGGGCGCCTTTTCCGAAGAAACCCTTTGGAAAAAACTCTCCTCCCCGTTAAAAAAGGTTTTCGATTCTCTTCAAAAAATGCGTAGCGAAGAAGGCCGGAATCTGGGCCGGGATTTGTTAGAGCGCCTTGGATCGGTTCAAAAGGTGGCTGACCAAATCTCCCTAAAAATTCCTTTGGTCGTCGGAGCCTATCAGGGCCGCCTGAAGGATCGAATCGAGAAGCTGGCTAAAGGAGTGGAGGTGGACCCCATCCGTCTGGCCCAGGAGGTGGCTATTTTGGCCGACCGCTCGGATATTTCGGAAGAGCTGATCCGACTGGGCAGTCATATTAAACAATTTAAGGCCCTGTTTAAAGAACTGCAACCTGTGGGGAAAAAGATGGAATTCCTCCTGCAGGAAATGAACCGGGAAACAAACACCATCGGATCGAAAAGTATAGATAGCGAGATTTCCCATCACGTCGTGTCGATCAAGGCCGAACTGGAAAAATTGCGGGAACAAGTTCAGAATATTGAATAAGGAGAAATCATGGACCCAAAATTGTTGAACATCGGTTTTGGTAATTCGGTCGTTTCGGACCGGGTAGTTGCCATATTAACCCCCACCTCTTCCCCCATGAAACGATTAAGGGAGGAGGCACGGGATGGAAAACGATTGATCGACGCTACGCAGGGCCGGAAAACCCGCTCCATCATCGTCACCGACAGCAACCATGTGATTCTCTCGTCCAGTCTGGCCGAGACTATCGCCCAGAGGTACAGTTCCGACGGGGCCGGGAAAGAAGATGAGTCTAAAAATTCAAAATAAAAAATCCGGGAACCTTTTTATCCTTTCCGGTCCGTCAGGCGTAGGGAAGACGACTCTGAGAGAGGCCCTTCAAGCCAGAAGGCCCGGCCTCCGATTTTCTGTTTCCTGGACCACCCGTTCCCCGCGGCCGGGTGAAGTAAAGGGACAGGATTATC from Deltaproteobacteria bacterium encodes the following:
- a CDS encoding YicC family protein produces the protein MIKSMTGFAQLVFSDKDLQITLAVRTYNNRFLDINLRLNNAFYPLEDRIKTYIASRISRGRVEISIQLASQEKIRNGNIGLNWPLARAYHGLLTELKEKLKIPGPVDLGHLLSLKDVVVYQEGAFSEETLWKKLSSPLKKVFDSLQKMRSEEGRNLGRDLLERLGSVQKVADQISLKIPLVVGAYQGRLKDRIEKLAKGVEVDPIRLAQEVAILADRSDISEELIRLGSHIKQFKALFKELQPVGKKMEFLLQEMNRETNTIGSKSIDSEISHHVVSIKAELEKLREQVQNIE
- a CDS encoding DUF370 domain-containing protein, yielding MDPKLLNIGFGNSVVSDRVVAILTPTSSPMKRLREEARDGKRLIDATQGRKTRSIIVTDSNHVILSSSLAETIAQRYSSDGAGKEDESKNSK